The following coding sequences are from one Oryzisolibacter sp. LB2S window:
- the sufC gene encoding Fe-S cluster assembly ATPase SufC yields the protein MTQPTPLLQVRDLRVQVGERTVLHSVSLDVQPGQLVVLMGANGSGKSTLGMALAGHPHYQVLGGQALLAGQDLLQLPAHERARAGLFLSFQSPPDVPGVKNNFFIRTALNAMHEARGQEPLDAFDFLSSAKKAAKELGLPEAMLNRPVNEGFSGGERKRNELLQLSLLKPRLAMLDEIDSGMDVDGVRAVVALVQKLRASGTAFIVVSHYLQMIEQLEPDTVLRLDQGCIAETGDLELARGIARTGFARARQTVEA from the coding sequence ATGACCCAACCCACCCCTTTGCTGCAAGTGCGCGACCTGCGCGTTCAAGTTGGCGAGCGCACCGTGCTGCACTCGGTATCGCTCGATGTGCAGCCCGGCCAGCTCGTCGTGCTCATGGGCGCCAATGGCAGCGGCAAGAGCACGCTGGGCATGGCGCTGGCGGGCCACCCGCATTACCAGGTGCTGGGCGGGCAGGCGCTGCTCGCCGGCCAGGACCTGCTGCAGCTGCCCGCGCATGAGCGCGCGCGCGCCGGGCTGTTCCTGTCCTTCCAGTCGCCGCCCGATGTGCCGGGCGTGAAGAACAACTTCTTCATCCGCACGGCACTGAACGCCATGCACGAGGCGCGCGGCCAGGAGCCGCTCGACGCCTTCGACTTCCTCTCGAGCGCCAAGAAGGCAGCCAAGGAGCTGGGCCTGCCCGAGGCCATGCTGAACCGACCGGTCAACGAGGGCTTCTCGGGCGGTGAGAGAAAGCGCAACGAGCTCCTGCAGCTGTCGCTGCTCAAGCCCCGCCTTGCCATGCTCGACGAGATCGACTCGGGCATGGACGTGGACGGCGTGCGCGCCGTCGTCGCCCTGGTGCAGAAGCTGCGCGCAAGCGGCACGGCCTTCATCGTCGTCTCGCACTATCTGCAGATGATCGAGCAGCTCGAGCCCGATACCGTGCTGCGCCTGGATCAGGGCTGCATCGCCGAGACCGGCGACCTCGAGCTCGCGCGCGGCATCGCACGCACGGGCTTTGCGCGCGCGCGCCAGACCGTGGAGGCCTGA
- the sufB gene encoding Fe-S cluster assembly protein SufB: MTSETVNLGAPDAGADAQSVQQAPALEQALARPYQHGFVTDIESDSLPPGLNEDTIRAISRKKKEPEFLLNWRLAALKRWQAMELPDWARLKIAPIDFQALSYYSAPKSMKEKPKSLDEVDPKLLETYEKLGVPLHERAALAGVAVDAVFDSVSVGTTFRKQLADVGVIFCSFSHAVQNHPELVEKYLGTVVPQGDNFYAALNSAVFSDGSFVYIPKGVRCPMELSSYFRINAQNTGQFERTLIIADEGSQVSYLEGCTAPQRDENQLHAAVVELIAHDDAFIKYSTVQNWYPGDENGVGGIYNFVTKRGLAAGRRSRIAWTQIETGSAITWKYPSVVLRGDESNGEFHSIAVSNHWQQADTGTKMIHLGKNTTSRIVSKGISAGHAQNSYRGLVRVNPGAEGARNHTQCDSLLIGSHCGAHTFPYVDTARADAVVEHEATTTRISEERLFYCEQRGIDAQEATALIVGGFCQAVLEELPMEFALEAKALLAVSLEGAVG, encoded by the coding sequence ATGACCTCTGAAACCGTCAACCTGGGCGCGCCGGATGCCGGCGCCGATGCCCAGTCCGTCCAGCAGGCCCCCGCGCTGGAGCAGGCCCTTGCACGCCCCTATCAGCATGGCTTCGTGACCGACATCGAGTCCGACAGCCTGCCGCCGGGCCTGAACGAGGACACGATACGCGCCATCTCGCGCAAGAAGAAGGAGCCCGAGTTCCTGCTCAACTGGCGCCTGGCGGCCTTGAAGCGCTGGCAGGCCATGGAGCTGCCCGACTGGGCGCGGCTGAAGATCGCGCCCATAGACTTCCAGGCGCTGTCCTACTACTCGGCACCGAAGTCCATGAAGGAAAAGCCCAAGAGCTTGGACGAGGTCGATCCGAAGCTGCTCGAGACCTACGAAAAGCTCGGCGTGCCGCTGCACGAGCGCGCGGCGCTCGCCGGCGTGGCCGTGGATGCGGTGTTCGACTCGGTCTCGGTGGGCACGACGTTCCGCAAGCAGCTGGCCGACGTGGGCGTGATCTTCTGCTCGTTCTCGCACGCGGTGCAGAACCACCCCGAGCTGGTCGAAAAATACCTGGGCACGGTGGTGCCGCAGGGCGACAACTTCTACGCCGCGCTCAACTCGGCGGTGTTCTCGGATGGCTCCTTCGTCTACATCCCCAAGGGTGTGCGCTGCCCCATGGAGCTGTCCTCGTACTTCCGCATCAACGCGCAGAACACTGGCCAGTTCGAGCGCACCCTGATCATTGCCGACGAGGGCAGCCAGGTCAGCTACCTCGAGGGCTGCACCGCGCCGCAGCGCGACGAGAACCAGCTGCACGCGGCCGTGGTCGAGCTCATCGCGCATGACGATGCCTTCATCAAGTACTCCACCGTGCAGAACTGGTACCCCGGTGACGAGAACGGTGTGGGCGGCATCTACAACTTCGTGACCAAGCGCGGTCTGGCCGCGGGCAGACGATCGCGCATCGCGTGGACGCAGATCGAGACCGGCTCGGCGATCACCTGGAAGTACCCGAGCGTGGTGCTGCGCGGCGACGAGTCCAATGGCGAGTTCCACTCGATCGCCGTGTCCAACCACTGGCAGCAGGCGGACACGGGCACGAAGATGATCCACCTGGGCAAGAACACCACCAGCCGCATCGTCTCCAAGGGCATCAGCGCGGGCCATGCGCAGAACAGCTACCGTGGCCTGGTGCGCGTCAATCCCGGTGCCGAGGGCGCGCGCAACCACACGCAGTGCGATTCGCTGCTCATAGGCAGCCATTGCGGCGCCCACACCTTCCCCTATGTGGACACGGCGCGCGCCGACGCCGTGGTCGAGCATGAGGCGACGACCACGCGCATCTCCGAGGAGCGGCTGTTCTACTGCGAGCAGCGCGGCATCGACGCGCAGGAGGCCACGGCGCTGATCGTCGGCGGCTTCTGCCAGGCCGTGCTCGAGGAGCTGCCCATGGAGTTCGCGCTCGAGGCCAAGGCCTTGCTCGCCGTGTCGCTCGAAGGCGCGGTCGGCTGA
- the rpsU gene encoding 30S ribosomal protein S21: protein MTTIRVKENEPFDVALRRFKRTIEKLGLLTDLRAREFYEKPTAERKRKKAAAVKRHYKRVRSMQLPKKLY, encoded by the coding sequence ATGACCACCATTCGCGTTAAAGAAAACGAACCTTTTGACGTTGCCCTGCGCCGCTTCAAGCGCACCATCGAAAAGCTGGGCCTGCTGACCGACCTGCGCGCCCGCGAGTTCTACGAGAAGCCCACCGCCGAGCGCAAGCGCAAGAAGGCCGCCGCCGTCAAGCGCCACTACAAGCGCGTGCGCAGCATGCAGCTGCCCAAGAAGCTGTACTGA
- a CDS encoding GatB/YqeY domain-containing protein gives MSLKDQITEDMKTAMRAKDSARLGTIRLLQAAMKQKEVDERITLDDAAIVAIVDKLIKQRKDSIAAFEGAGRQDLADKEKAELDVLKAYLPERMSESEILDAVKAIVAEVGAKGPGDMGKVMGVVKTRLAGKADMGQVSAAVKAALAG, from the coding sequence ATGAGCCTCAAAGACCAGATCACCGAAGACATGAAGACCGCCATGCGTGCCAAGGACAGCGCACGCCTGGGCACTATCCGCCTGCTGCAGGCGGCCATGAAGCAAAAGGAAGTGGACGAGCGCATCACGCTCGACGACGCGGCCATCGTCGCCATCGTGGACAAGCTCATCAAGCAGCGCAAGGACAGCATCGCCGCCTTCGAGGGCGCGGGCCGCCAGGACCTGGCCGACAAGGAAAAGGCCGAGCTGGACGTGCTCAAGGCCTATCTGCCCGAGCGCATGTCCGAGTCCGAAATCCTCGACGCCGTCAAGGCCATCGTCGCCGAGGTCGGCGCCAAGGGCCCGGGCGACATGGGCAAGGTCATGGGCGTGGTCAAAACCCGCCTGGCGGGCAAGGCCGACATGGGCCAGGTGTCCGCCGCCGTCAAGGCCGCGCTGGCGGGCTGA
- a CDS encoding glutathione S-transferase family protein, translating into MRDDTLTFYTHPISRGRVTRWMLEETGLPYEEVIMDYGTTMKGAEYLAINPMGKVPALRHAGVVITEGAAICTHLADLVPHKALLPPPGTAPRGLCYRWLFFAAGPLESFLTARKYGALAPSSQAGYGNEADLMRTLEQAVAGRAHLAGDGFTVADLYMASVLGYYMHFGMLERKAVFEDYALPHLQRPAALRANARDDALAAAHPLPAMVG; encoded by the coding sequence ATGCGCGACGACACCCTGACCTTCTACACCCATCCCATCTCCCGCGGCCGCGTCACGCGCTGGATGCTGGAGGAAACCGGCCTGCCCTACGAGGAGGTCATCATGGACTACGGCACCACGATGAAGGGGGCTGAATACCTGGCGATCAACCCCATGGGCAAGGTGCCCGCGCTGCGCCACGCTGGCGTGGTCATTACCGAGGGCGCCGCCATCTGCACCCACCTTGCCGACCTGGTGCCGCACAAGGCGCTGCTGCCGCCGCCCGGCACGGCGCCGCGCGGACTGTGCTACCGCTGGCTGTTCTTCGCCGCCGGGCCGCTGGAGTCGTTCCTCACCGCGCGCAAGTACGGCGCGCTGGCGCCCTCATCGCAGGCGGGCTACGGCAACGAGGCCGACCTGATGCGCACGCTGGAGCAGGCCGTGGCCGGCAGGGCGCACCTGGCGGGCGATGGCTTCACCGTGGCCGACCTCTACATGGCCTCGGTGCTCGGTTACTACATGCACTTCGGCATGCTCGAGCGCAAGGCCGTGTTCGAGGACTATGCGCTGCCCCACCTGCAGCGCCCGGCGGCCTTGCGCGCCAACGCCCGCGACGACGCGTTGGCGGCGGCGCATCCGCTTCCGGCGATGGTCGGGTGA
- a CDS encoding YafY family protein, producing the protein MSRPVRSARLLQLLDELRRRRRPVTAAALAERLGVSPRTLYRDINTLRAQGADVAGDAGVGYQLRPGFLLPPMMFPPEELEALLLGARWVAAHADPQLAAAATQAMERIAGILPDALRLEVETSGLFAPGWQGPPPEPWVSTLRHAIRAGHAVRMRYADADGAVTERVVWPFAMAFLDQVRLLAGWCELRGDFRHFRADRVLALEDTGRRYPAQRHQLLRRWQREKLRETADRN; encoded by the coding sequence ATGAGCCGTCCGGTGCGCTCCGCCCGCCTGCTGCAACTGCTGGACGAACTCCGCCGCCGCCGCAGGCCCGTCACCGCCGCCGCGCTGGCCGAGCGCCTGGGCGTGAGCCCGCGCACGCTGTACCGCGACATCAACACCCTGCGCGCGCAGGGCGCCGACGTGGCGGGCGATGCGGGCGTGGGCTACCAGTTGCGCCCCGGCTTCCTGCTGCCGCCGATGATGTTTCCGCCCGAGGAGCTGGAGGCCCTGCTGCTCGGCGCCCGGTGGGTGGCCGCCCACGCCGACCCGCAACTGGCCGCGGCCGCCACGCAGGCCATGGAGCGCATCGCTGGCATCCTGCCCGATGCCCTGCGGCTGGAGGTGGAAACCAGCGGCCTCTTCGCCCCGGGATGGCAGGGCCCGCCGCCCGAGCCCTGGGTCTCCACGCTGCGCCACGCCATCCGCGCGGGCCATGCGGTGCGCATGCGCTATGCCGACGCGGACGGAGCCGTCACCGAGCGGGTGGTGTGGCCCTTTGCCATGGCCTTCCTCGACCAGGTGCGGTTGCTGGCGGGCTGGTGCGAGCTGCGCGGCGACTTCCGCCACTTCCGCGCCGACCGGGTGCTGGCGCTGGAAGACACCGGCCGCCGCTACCCGGCGCAGCGCCACCAGTTGCTGCGGCGCTGGCAGCGGGAAAAGCTGCGCGAGACTGCTGACAGGAATTGA
- a CDS encoding LysR substrate-binding domain-containing protein, with translation MQKIPPTDDLRVFCTVVRKAGFAAAAQALSASPAYVSKRIRLLEQELGVPLLHRTTRRVTVTDQGERVFHWAQRILDDMDQLLQEVAVTRREPQGLLRISSSFGFGRNVVAPALSRLVRRHPGLQVRLEVFDRLVDVAGEGFDLDVRVGDEIAPHLIARRLADNHRVLCAAPEYLARRGTPRSLAELPAHDCLVIKERDHPFGVWRLRAGAQEETVKVTGPLSANNGEMVVQWAVDGCGIALRSLWDVGAHLRAGRLVQVLPEWRQEANVWAVYPTRLQLSAKVRVCVEFLQEYFAQGVVA, from the coding sequence GTGCAGAAAATCCCGCCCACCGACGACCTGCGTGTCTTCTGCACCGTGGTGCGCAAGGCCGGCTTTGCCGCGGCGGCGCAGGCGCTGTCGGCTTCGCCCGCCTACGTGAGCAAGCGCATCCGCCTGCTGGAGCAGGAGCTGGGCGTGCCGCTGCTGCATCGCACCACGCGTCGCGTCACGGTCACCGACCAAGGCGAGCGCGTGTTCCACTGGGCGCAGCGCATCCTCGACGACATGGACCAGCTCTTGCAGGAGGTGGCCGTCACGCGCCGCGAGCCGCAGGGGCTGCTGCGTATCTCCAGCAGCTTCGGCTTCGGGCGCAACGTGGTCGCGCCCGCGCTCTCGCGCCTGGTGCGGCGCCACCCGGGCCTGCAGGTGCGGCTGGAGGTCTTCGACCGGCTCGTTGACGTCGCGGGCGAGGGCTTTGACCTGGACGTGCGCGTGGGCGACGAGATCGCACCGCACCTGATCGCGCGGCGCCTGGCCGACAACCACCGCGTGCTCTGCGCCGCGCCCGAGTACCTCGCGCGCCGGGGCACGCCGCGCAGCCTGGCCGAGCTGCCCGCGCACGACTGCCTGGTGATCAAGGAGCGCGACCACCCGTTCGGCGTGTGGCGCCTGCGCGCGGGAGCGCAGGAGGAGACGGTGAAGGTGACCGGGCCGCTGTCGGCCAACAACGGCGAGATGGTGGTGCAGTGGGCCGTGGATGGCTGTGGTATCGCGCTGCGCTCGCTCTGGGACGTGGGCGCGCACCTGCGCGCGGGGCGTCTCGTGCAGGTGCTGCCCGAATGGCGGCAGGAAGCCAACGTGTGGGCCGTCTATCCCACGCGGCTGCAGCTTTCAGCCAAGGTGCGCGTGTGCGTGGAGTTTCTGCAGGAATACTTTGCGCAGGGGGTTGTGGCATGA
- a CDS encoding tartrate dehydrogenase, whose product MQTTYKIAVLPGDGIGREVMPEGLRAVQAAAARFGLALELHPFDWAHCDYYQQHGKMMPDDWKAQLSGMDAIYYGAVGWPATVPDHVSLWGSLLKFRREFDQYINLRPVRLFEGVPCPLAGRKPGDIDYLVVRENTEGEYTSLGGIMYEGTDREVVIQESVYSRHGANRLLKFAFDLAQSRARKHVTLATKSNGIAISMPWWDQRAEEVAQQYPEVTLDRQHIDILTARFVLQPGRFDVVAATNLFGDILSDLGPATTGTIGLAPSANLNPDRTFPSLFEPVHGSAPDIYGRNIANPIAMIWSGALMLDFLTHGQGAGRQAHDAIVAAIEEVIRSGPRTPDLGGDANTTQVGEAIATLIAKG is encoded by the coding sequence ATGCAAACCACCTACAAGATCGCCGTCCTGCCCGGCGACGGCATCGGCCGCGAAGTCATGCCTGAGGGCCTGCGCGCCGTGCAGGCCGCGGCCGCACGCTTTGGCCTGGCGCTGGAGCTGCACCCCTTCGACTGGGCGCACTGCGACTACTACCAACAGCACGGCAAGATGATGCCCGACGACTGGAAGGCCCAGCTCTCGGGCATGGACGCCATCTACTACGGTGCCGTGGGCTGGCCCGCCACGGTGCCCGACCATGTGTCGCTGTGGGGGTCGCTGCTCAAGTTCCGGCGCGAGTTCGACCAGTACATCAACCTGCGCCCGGTGCGCCTGTTCGAGGGCGTGCCCTGCCCGCTCGCGGGCCGCAAGCCCGGCGACATCGACTACCTGGTCGTGCGCGAGAACACCGAGGGCGAGTACACATCGCTCGGCGGCATCATGTACGAGGGCACGGACCGCGAGGTCGTGATCCAGGAATCGGTCTACTCGCGCCACGGCGCCAACCGCCTGCTCAAATTTGCCTTCGACCTGGCCCAGAGCCGCGCGAGAAAGCATGTGACGCTCGCCACCAAGAGCAACGGCATCGCCATCAGCATGCCCTGGTGGGACCAGCGCGCCGAGGAGGTGGCCCAGCAGTATCCCGAGGTGACGCTGGACAGGCAGCACATCGACATCCTCACGGCGCGCTTCGTGCTGCAGCCCGGGCGCTTCGACGTGGTGGCGGCCACGAATCTGTTCGGCGACATCCTCTCCGACCTGGGGCCGGCCACCACGGGCACGATTGGCCTCGCGCCCTCGGCCAACCTCAACCCGGACCGGACCTTCCCCAGCCTGTTCGAGCCCGTGCACGGCTCGGCGCCCGACATCTACGGGCGCAATATCGCCAACCCGATTGCCATGATCTGGTCCGGCGCGCTCATGCTGGACTTTCTGACCCACGGCCAGGGCGCGGGCCGGCAGGCGCATGACGCCATCGTCGCGGCCATCGAGGAGGTCATCAGGAGCGGGCCACGCACGCCCGACCTGGGCGGCGATGCCAACACCACGCAGGTGGGCGAGGCCATCGCGACGCTGATCGCCAAGGGCTGA
- a CDS encoding patatin-like phospholipase family protein, which translates to MRMAALLRPLSYLGLAGLAACAGSPTGHNPAPVAAPVATAPAPIKIGIALGGGAAKGFAHIGVLKTLEANGLAPAVVAGTSAGSVVGALYASGMNAAELQRKAVALDESSIRDLQLSSGGLVQGQRLEDYVNEQVRRKSLEQLPKPFVAVSTRLEDGERTVFARGNTGQAVRASSSIPGVFQPVAIGKFHFVDGGIVSPVPVDAARQLGADVVVAVDISNKARGKAPEHMLGALTQSIAIMGQRLGQAELARADVVIRPEVLDMGPTDFHLRRQAIREGEKAAQAALAQLRTRIAQLQTERAQAAQLAQQQALQARRQDCLDSRTRLQKLAGMAGLGDSCAAP; encoded by the coding sequence ATGCGCATGGCGGCCCTCTTGCGCCCCTTGAGCTATCTGGGCCTGGCCGGCCTTGCCGCCTGCGCCGGAAGCCCGACAGGCCACAACCCCGCACCCGTGGCGGCCCCGGTGGCCACCGCCCCCGCCCCCATCAAGATCGGCATTGCCCTGGGCGGCGGCGCGGCCAAGGGATTTGCGCACATCGGCGTGCTCAAGACGCTCGAGGCCAACGGCCTGGCGCCGGCCGTCGTGGCCGGCACCAGCGCGGGCAGCGTGGTCGGCGCGCTGTACGCGAGCGGCATGAACGCCGCCGAGCTGCAGCGAAAGGCCGTGGCCCTGGACGAGTCCAGCATCCGCGACCTGCAGCTGTCCTCGGGCGGGTTGGTGCAGGGCCAGAGGCTAGAGGACTATGTGAACGAGCAGGTGCGCCGCAAGAGCCTGGAGCAGCTGCCCAAACCCTTCGTGGCCGTATCGACGAGGCTCGAGGACGGCGAGCGCACCGTGTTCGCGCGCGGCAACACGGGCCAGGCGGTGCGCGCGTCCAGCAGCATCCCGGGCGTGTTCCAGCCCGTGGCCATTGGCAAGTTCCATTTCGTCGACGGCGGCATCGTCAGCCCCGTGCCCGTGGATGCGGCGCGCCAGCTCGGCGCCGACGTGGTGGTGGCCGTGGACATCTCCAACAAGGCGCGCGGCAAGGCCCCCGAGCACATGCTGGGCGCGCTCACCCAGTCCATCGCCATCATGGGTCAGAGGCTCGGCCAGGCCGAGCTCGCGCGCGCCGACGTGGTGATACGCCCCGAGGTGCTGGACATGGGCCCGACGGACTTCCACCTGCGCCGCCAGGCCATCCGGGAGGGCGAAAAGGCCGCCCAGGCGGCCCTGGCGCAGCTGCGCACGCGCATCGCCCAGCTGCAGACCGAGCGCGCACAGGCCGCACAGCTGGCGCAGCAGCAGGCGCTGCAGGCGCGGCGACAGGACTGCCTGGACAGTCGCACGCGGCTGCAGAAGCTCGCGGGCATGGCGGGGCTGGGCGACTCCTGCGCCGCGCCCTGA
- a CDS encoding LysR substrate-binding domain-containing protein: protein MAQIDRVLRSNLKLRHLQMLVALDQFHHLGRAAEFLSLTQPAVSKTLAEIESLFGLPLFERSTRGTQPTAAGASVVRFARSVLAGYERTRDEIAAEASGASGRTSVGAMVSATPVLLVQAVQRLKARSRRATVLIEEGDLARLLPKLRLGELDLYVGRLEPAYASPDLETEPLYEDPMVAVVHPGHALAHQGAVQWADLAEQPCVLPPPWASLRVKLEQQFFAHGLHPPVDIIESTSFLSQLSFMQQRGAVAFVARAVALHFAEQGMLDVLRLDVPVELPPVGLITLRGQRPTPVTALLLDCLREGVTRPARRRRLAPLPELRARRGFPT from the coding sequence ATGGCACAGATAGACCGCGTACTGCGCAGCAACCTCAAGCTGCGTCACCTGCAGATGCTGGTGGCGCTGGACCAGTTTCACCACCTGGGGCGGGCGGCGGAATTTCTTTCGCTCACGCAGCCGGCTGTCTCCAAGACGCTGGCCGAGATCGAGTCCCTGTTCGGCCTGCCGTTGTTCGAGCGCTCCACGCGCGGCACCCAGCCCACGGCCGCTGGGGCCAGCGTGGTGCGCTTTGCGCGCTCGGTGCTCGCGGGCTACGAGCGCACGCGCGACGAGATCGCCGCCGAGGCCAGCGGCGCCAGCGGCCGCACCAGCGTGGGCGCCATGGTGTCGGCCACGCCAGTGCTGCTGGTTCAGGCCGTGCAGCGGCTCAAGGCGCGCTCGCGCCGGGCCACTGTGCTCATCGAGGAGGGCGACTTGGCGCGCCTCCTGCCAAAGCTGCGCCTGGGAGAGCTGGATCTGTACGTGGGCCGCCTGGAGCCGGCCTACGCCTCGCCCGACCTTGAGACCGAGCCGCTCTACGAGGACCCCATGGTGGCCGTGGTGCACCCGGGCCACGCGCTTGCGCACCAGGGTGCCGTTCAGTGGGCCGATCTGGCCGAGCAGCCCTGCGTGCTGCCGCCGCCCTGGGCCTCGCTGCGTGTGAAGCTCGAGCAGCAGTTCTTCGCCCATGGTCTGCACCCGCCCGTGGACATCATCGAGTCGACCTCCTTTCTTTCGCAACTCAGCTTCATGCAGCAGCGCGGAGCCGTGGCCTTCGTGGCGCGGGCCGTGGCGCTGCACTTCGCAGAGCAGGGCATGCTGGATGTGCTGCGGCTCGACGTGCCGGTGGAGCTGCCACCCGTGGGGTTGATCACGCTGCGCGGCCAGCGGCCCACGCCGGTGACAGCGTTGCTGCTTGATTGTCTGAGGGAGGGAGTGACACGGCCCGCGCGGCGCAGGCGCCTCGCCCCATTACCGGAACTCCGAGCGCGTCGCGGGTTTCCAACCTGA
- a CDS encoding tripartite tricarboxylate transporter substrate binding protein, giving the protein MQTPRSNRRQFVLGALGAATLGAASPRLFAQGWPERPITFICPWPAGGTADQSMRALCTVAGRVLGQAIAVENRAGASGMIGAKALASAKPDGYTIGQIPISVTRFSQLGTLQADPRKDFSYIARTSGQTFGIAVPAASPFKTLQDLVAAAKARPGQVTYAHAGVGGATHVGMEEFALAAGIQLNHVPYKGGAEALQGVLGGHVDALADSSSWAPHVEAGKLRLLATWGEQRTARFKDTPTLKDLGYNVVVDAPNGIGAPKGLDPAVLAKLRDAFRQAVASPEFKAVADKLDAPLLYLDGPDYEKYVYAVYEKETMLIDKLRLRELMRN; this is encoded by the coding sequence ATGCAGACCCCACGCAGCAACCGCCGCCAATTCGTCCTCGGCGCCCTTGGCGCCGCCACCCTCGGTGCCGCCTCCCCCCGCCTGTTCGCGCAGGGCTGGCCCGAGCGCCCCATCACCTTCATCTGCCCCTGGCCCGCGGGTGGCACGGCCGACCAGTCGATGCGCGCGCTGTGCACCGTGGCTGGCCGCGTACTCGGTCAGGCCATCGCGGTGGAAAACCGAGCCGGCGCCTCGGGCATGATCGGCGCCAAGGCCCTGGCGTCGGCCAAGCCCGACGGCTACACCATCGGCCAGATCCCGATCTCGGTCACGCGCTTCTCGCAGCTTGGCACCCTACAGGCCGACCCACGCAAGGACTTCAGCTACATCGCTCGCACCTCGGGCCAGACCTTCGGCATCGCCGTTCCGGCCGCATCGCCGTTCAAGACGCTGCAGGATCTGGTGGCCGCCGCCAAGGCCAGGCCCGGCCAGGTGACCTACGCCCACGCGGGCGTGGGCGGCGCCACCCATGTGGGCATGGAGGAATTCGCCCTGGCCGCGGGCATACAGCTCAACCATGTGCCCTACAAGGGCGGCGCAGAGGCGCTGCAGGGCGTGCTCGGCGGCCACGTGGATGCGCTCGCCGACTCCAGCTCCTGGGCACCGCATGTCGAGGCCGGCAAGCTGCGCCTGCTGGCCACCTGGGGCGAGCAGCGCACGGCACGCTTCAAGGACACGCCCACGCTCAAGGACCTGGGATACAACGTGGTGGTCGATGCCCCCAACGGCATAGGCGCACCCAAGGGCCTGGATCCAGCCGTCCTCGCCAAGCTGCGCGACGCCTTCCGTCAGGCCGTGGCCAGCCCCGAGTTCAAGGCCGTGGCCGACAAGCTCGACGCGCCCCTGCTCTACCTGGATGGCCCAGACTACGAAAAATACGTGTACGCGGTCTATGAGAAGGAAACCATGCTCATCGACAAGCTCAGGCTGCGTGAGCTGATGCGCAACTGA